ACATGATATTTTTGTATCAGTAAGTACATCTATTGGTTCACACAAATCATTGATGGATAGCAAGTGGCTGTATCAAACTTTCTGGCAGTTCTGCTGCTCTCACATTGGTAGTCACTGCATTGTTGCTGATTATCAGCAAAAAGTTGAACTCTTAACAGATGTAATTCATTTTCAGTAGGAGTTGCTGATTTTGTTGGCAATGCACAGTGACTTGGTGACCTCCAGTGATTTGGTCATTTTGAGCAGGGAAACAACTGTCTCTGCTTCTATTACATTGCAACTTTAAATATTGCATAGCCTTTTGCTGCATTGCCATCAAATGTACTTTAGCATAAAGACTTATGTATTCTAATATTCTGTTTAACTTTTGTTCTTTTGTAGCAGTGTCCATGATATAACGGTCGGCACAAAggtatgtcatttttattttttccctctttaactttttttttattttttaaataaatgttcattttcccTAATTGTTTGTTGCAGGTGTTCAGTAACAATACTAGTTTTGGTTGTATATCTGGTTTTAGAGATTGTACGTTCCTCCTTCCTCATTTCCTAAATTGCTGCGACAATGGGAACTGCTCTAAATTGCTGAGCCTGAAATTCTTGTCCCATCTGCATTTGATCCTGCGACTGTAATTACGCTAGTCAAAGGTCACCTGCTGTTTAAACAGTCACTGTGATAAGTGACCCAAAGGTGAAAGAAGTAGCCTACACTAAAATCTTGTAATTTTTCTGTAGACGACTCGAAAATGGTGACCTGGGGAATTTACTTGTTATATTTTGCTACTTGTGATTTTGCTCCAAACAGTTATTAGTTTacaatattgcttttttttttttttttttttatacttatttGCACGTGTTTGTGCATAGACCGCCTGCTGTCGTTCCCCCTGATGTCTTTCACACATGTAAGGAGTAGAGATGTAGTAGATTGAGTCGCAGCCCTGTCGGAGTCTGAGCACTAATTACTGTGGCTGGAATGCTGTGGTTGCATTCCTATCTCCCTGACCCCCTTATTCAACACAGACTGTGCTCTCACCCAGGAGGCTTGCACTTTGTCAATGGATGTAAACATGTTGGCACCTGCAAGTCTTGAGCTCCCAGAGACCAGTGTGGGAGTCATGGTTCTCTGCTtcgtgttttttcttttttgttttttttttctttccctgtCCTAAGCGAGTGCTCCCGCTGCAATGCCCCGCAGTTAAAAATAGAGGAAGGAAATGCTGGAGTTGGGTGGATGTCTCATTCGAAAACAATGGATGGTTCAACCAGAGAAGGCTTTCCTGTCATAACTGCTCTGTGAAAGTGATGTTGAAACCTGACTCTTGCAGGTTTTAGCTGGGAGGAATGTAGtgtcttttgttttttggcCATGCTATTTTTCATCTAAATGCCATGCCACGTAATCTCTatcctgttgttgttgttttttttctttcagcacAATATTATTGACTGTTTATGCTGTAGGCTGCTTATTGAGCCTTCGGGGCTGTGTTTTAGGTAAACTTTATCCAGGGTGTGGTAAAGTGCCCTTTTGAGGCTTTTTGTAGTAGACTGTGGGGTGGGGGGGAAATCTGCCTGAGGACCGGGCGTTCAGCTTTGGTAACAATACTTTCCTTTGGGCTGCAACAGAACACGCATTGTGGTAATAGAGTGTAAAGACTTTGGCTTATCCAGCGCATGTGACCACTTCAGCAGAGACTAGCCATTTGAAGTAGTTTATTAAGAGAGTGATGCTGAATGATTTGCTCATTTCTCCACTGGCCAGCCAAGTGGTTCCAGCTTGGCCTTGAGTGAGAGACTTTGTATTAGTGTTATGGCAGGACACAGCTGCCTCTGTTtgcatttctctttttctttgttctgcctcTACCAGCAGTAAACTGTGTAGTGCTCTTATGTATTGTGCCTGGGCCACGGATAGTTGTAACCATTAGGCAAAGAAAATTATAGACTTGTCATTTTGGATATGTATTCCAATTGCATCATTTTAATGATTGTGTAATCAGATGACGGTTAGGCAGACGGTAATCTTTGTCACATGACTTTCTATAATTCTGTGTCAGAAGATATTTTAACCCTTACAGGCATGCTTCTCTGGctcctttttctctttttaaggcAATTTCTCATCTctccttattttttttaaactgatatTTTGTCAGTTACGTGACCTTATTTTTGTTCAGGTGGTTTACATCTTGATATTGCAGTGTGTTTAGGTTCTTCTGTTTTGAGGTTTGAGTGTCCTATTTTGCAAACCTTGTAAATGCATCCTGCTTAATGAACCACTTTCCTTGTCCTTTCAGAGGGGATCTGACGAACTCTTTTCCTCCTGCATATCTAACGGACCTTATATAATGAGCTCTGGAGCAGGTATGAatttatgactgtttttatcAAAAGATCAAATTGATTTGCAAacaaatgctattcttttgaatttGTTCTTCAGAAtcctgagagagaaaaaatgagtttacacacaaatattaggcagcacaactgttaacattaacataatTGTAATAGCAAAAAATGTTCTTAAGCAGtgaatcggcatattagaatttCTGAAgtatgtgacaatgaagacccaagtaatggctgctgaaaatctagctttgccattacaggaataattTTGCATAATTTAAGTTACTATGAATTACTAATTCTTACCAACCACAAACTTTTTAGTATTGACATTCTTGAGAATGAAAGGAAATTGAGACTGTCTCTTCCTGTCAGCAAATGGTAATGACAGTAAGAAGTTCAAAGGGGACATCAGGAGCCCAGGCGTTCCTTCACGAGTCATTCATGTACGCAAACTGCCAAATGACATAAATGAAGCAGAAGTTATTTCTTTGGGGCTTCCCTTTGGCAAAGTGACCAACCTTCTGATGCTGAAAGGAAAGAACCAGGTAAAACTCGCCGCTTCCTTTCATTTCCCACAAAATATGATTACCCTGCTTTGACGTACAACATTGTGCCTGGTCTTATTGTGTTATGTCCTCTCAGGCCTTCCTGGAGATGAACACTGAGGAGTCAGCACAGACCATGGTCAGCTACTACTCCTCCGTCACCCCTGTCATCCGCAACCACCCCATCTACATGCAGTATTCCAATCACAAGGAGCTAAAGACTGACAACTCACCCAACCAAGTTGTAAGTACAAATTACATCACATTAGGCGTTCAATCAAGGGCAATTACTCAATATAAATGGCTCTTTCAAGACTGATAATGTATACTTGTTCTCTGCCCCCTCCATTCCCATAGAGAGCACAGGCAGCGTTGCAGGCGGTGAATGCGGTCCAGACAGGAAGCATGTCTTTGAGCACTGTTGATGGAGCAGGCATGGGCAGCCAAAGCCCTGTACTGAGAGTCATTGTTGAAAACCTCTTCTACCCGGTTACTCTTGATGTTCTTCACCAGGTACTAACTGTCCTTCAAACTAAATTGAGATAAAAATGCCAAAACGCTCTCCAAAATGCTAAATTTGTTTTAATCCCCCCCCCTACTTAGATCTTCTCAAAGTTTGGCACAGTTTTGAAGATTATAACCTTTACCAAAAACAACCAGTTCCAAGCACTGGTCCAGTACTCCGACGGAATGACTGCTCAGCATGCAAAACTGGTAAGTGGCACAGTGGATCAATATTGTAATGGATGAATGGGCCGCTAAATCCCTTCTGAACCCTGTAATCATTTGGTTTAAAATTCAACAGTCTTTAGATGGACAGAACATCTACAATGCTTGCTGTACCCTTCGCGTCAGTTTCTCTAAGCTCACCAGCTTGAATGTGAAGTACAACAATGATAAGAGCAGAGACTACACTCGCCCTGACTTGCCTACAGGAGACAGTCAACCCACCCTCAATGCACAGACAATGGCTGCAGCTGCCTTGAGTAAAACTTAATCTACTACTTTAGTGCTGTTTATTAAATGGCATTTCAACATGCATGAAATCACAAACTGCATTTTTCCTCTCCCAGCTGCTCCTGGTATCATCTCTGCATCACCATATGGGGCTCATGGTTTCCCACCAACATTTACCATTCAGCAGGCAGCAGGTCAGTCACAGTCTTTATAATCGATCTCTGTGTATTGCAGTGGCACAGTTTCTCATCTCATCCATGCTGTATAGTGAAGGCCGTCCCTCCCACAGGTCTGTCTCTGCAGGGCATGCCTGCCGGGGCTCTCGCATCGCTTGGTGTCCCTGGTGCTGCGGCGGCCGCTGCTGCAGCGGCTGCTGCAGGACGCCTTAGTTTTTCCGGTCTCACTGCTGGAGGAAACAGTGTCATGCTGGTCAGCAACCTTAACCCTGAGGTTAGTCACTTTTTTTGAATCGTTTAGATTCACTTAGCTGTTAATTCATTAGCCTTTTGTGTTCCAACCAGCCAGCCGTGATTTTTGGTTAGTAGAACTGTATAGTTGATGGataaaaatagagaaaaaataAGTGTTGGTGGGAAATAATTAGATGGCATCTAGTGATTAACGAAATACTTAAGTCTGGAGCTCTTCAAATCATGTATTGTGTGTTTGACAGTGTGGAGGCTCATTTGCTATTATACAAACATGCATGTCAACcgtttcttaatattttttgactCTTGTCTGAAGCCatctaaaacatttcatttctagTGTTTCTTTAGAGCTGAGTATATATAGTCTCTATCTTTCCTGTATTTCATTGTTAATCTTCTCTcctttcttttatttccttaGTGTTCCTATAgtgaaatgcatttaatttagcAAGTTCTGCTGAATGGaacactacatttttttttctttgtgtataCTGACCTTGTTTTTTTACTTCCTTTTTCTTGTTTCTCTCCCTCCCCATTCCCCTTCccccttttattattttaatactttgaCCTGGAATCTTTTGCCAACTGACTGCACCACTTTTGTTattttctgatattttaaaCTCCCTACCTACTCAAACGATATGGTTCCCAATTCACGCCAATATTGGATACATATACAATTTGTTTTTCTGCTGTACAACCAACACACAACAACATCCCCAACCCACCACAACTATGTTGTCGGATATCCTCCTCCTTTACCTCTACCCTTCCCCCACCTTTCCATCATGAACAATATCACCCACCTTCATGATCCTACCACCGTTTTTTGCCATTCCTGTGGAACTGCCTCGCTGTGGACATGTTCAACCTCCACTGTCCTGCCTCCGATCTTTTCCTGTCCCTTCCTCCCTACGCTGCCTTCCTCTGCTGTCTTAAGAGCGTTACGCCCCAATGCCTCTTTATTCTTTTCGGTATGTTATCATTGGCATCTCCTTTTTTATTACctttttgtttcatattttaacttCATCTAAGATGTGTACTTTGGTTTGTGTATGTGAAATATGTGGGGTTTTAGAGGAAATGGCATATCAGCTGGAGCTTTTTAGGCTCCTTCATTTGGTAGATGCTAAATATCTATTGCCAACAGCTGTATATCATGTGGTTATATCATGTTCATATTAGTTGCTTAGTTTAAACTAATCCTGGGCCCACTTGCTGTTATCCAGTTTTAAAGCCTTTTGTTGCAGATTTTTACCTATTGTGAATGCCATGCCCTCTCAATAAAGCCACACTGaatattgcattttataatCTCTAGGAAGCTGCATGTTTGATTCTAATGTTTTGTCAATCATCAGAGTTCAAGTACAGATTTCCCCCCCAGTCCCAAGTGTAGTATTAAAACCACTTAAGATTACTTTTGGAGTGCATCCTTCCAAAAGAGACAATCTGtttgttttaacaaaatttAGTGAAGGTAGAAAGCCAGGTCCAGTAGAGGTGGACCAAAAtggaaatgtagcattgcatgccttacttaacttttaaaattacttaatttttagATACTAAAGTGAAAGTAGTTTTTGGTTGCAATCTATTATCTGCTCAAAGTTATCATGTCCTTATGTAGCTATTACTATCTTTTTGTAGGCGTGTATGGTGACGTCATGAGAGTGAAGATCCTATTCAACAAGAAAGAGAATGCTTTGGTGCAGATGTCTGATGGAACCCAAGCCCAGCTAGGTATTCATAATTCTCTTATTTTAACTTTTAGAAATTTGAATTTTTCTAAGAAGCTTGATTCTGCAACACTAACCTATCTTGTTCTTTTTAGCCATGAGCCACTTGAATGGGCAGAAACTGTATGGTAAGGCTTTGCGGGTCACGCTCTCCAAACACACCACTGTGCAGCTGCCACGTGAAGGCCATGAGGATCAGGGGCTCACCAAGGACTACAGCAACTCTCCTCTTCACCGCTTCAAAAAGCCAGGCTCCAAGAACTACTCCAACATCTTTCCTCCTTCCTCTACTCTCCATCTTTCCAATATACCGTGAGTCCACTAAACTTAGCAATCTGTTTGGCAGTCTTT
This portion of the Onychostoma macrolepis isolate SWU-2019 chromosome 02, ASM1243209v1, whole genome shotgun sequence genome encodes:
- the ptbp1a gene encoding polypyrimidine tract-binding protein 1a, translating into MDGRLETDLYPLGSSYVTEIDSVHDITVGTKRGSDELFSSCISNGPYIMSSGAANGNDSKKFKGDIRSPGVPSRVIHVRKLPNDINEAEVISLGLPFGKVTNLLMLKGKNQAFLEMNTEESAQTMVSYYSSVTPVIRNHPIYMQYSNHKELKTDNSPNQVRAQAALQAVNAVQTGSMSLSTVDGAGMGSQSPVLRVIVENLFYPVTLDVLHQIFSKFGTVLKIITFTKNNQFQALVQYSDGMTAQHAKLSLDGQNIYNACCTLRVSFSKLTSLNVKYNNDKSRDYTRPDLPTGDSQPTLNAQTMAAAALTAPGIISASPYGAHGFPPTFTIQQAAGLSLQGMPAGALASLGVPGAAAAAAAAAAAGRLSFSGLTAGGNSVMLVSNLNPESVTPQCLFILFGVYGDVMRVKILFNKKENALVQMSDGTQAQLAMSHLNGQKLYGKALRVTLSKHTTVQLPREGHEDQGLTKDYSNSPLHRFKKPGSKNYSNIFPPSSTLHLSNIPPSVTEDHLRGLFLSSGAVVKAFKFFQKDRKMALIQLGSVDEAIESLIKFHNHDLGENHHLRVSFSKSTI